ctcTCTGAGTCTGAGAGATAATAAGCAGCAAGAGCAAAGGTCTGGGAGCTAGTTTGAGGCTTTTGGACTTACCACACGGACCATGGGAGCAAGAACAAGCTTGTTCCGGtaatccatcttcttcttcttcgtggcAACGTCGTCACACGCAGCCACGAAGATACCCCAAGATCTGCGCAGAGTTTGATTTTGCCTTCATAAGTTTTGTGTTTATATTGGGCCCTAAATAGGCCTATTATAATTGCTTGTGTCATTAGGCCTCATTATAAGTAGGGTGGTTAATTTAGAGACCAAGCTTCTCATCTTTGTTCGATTTTCCTCAGTTATTCAGTTTATAAAAATTCATCTTTAATAATAACTTATAAAAATTCATCTTTATATTAAACTTATACTCCATCCCtttcaaaaaatacatattttacacttttcgcacgtattaaaaaaaacacattattgtttttttttgtaaataacagTTTTCCATAACTTTTAGTCAATAGAAATGCAATAAATACCATTagcttttttaaaatttacaatttttcgttaaataatacattgaaaagataaaaaatgtatttttttgaaaccattttttttctaaaatgtgGATCTTTATGAAACAGAGTGAGTATCTATTATGGTTTGGGGTTGTTTGAATATCTTTGGTATTCAGTTTATTCTGTTTTAACCAAAACTCATCTACATTtagttattataaaatttatgaattttattttatatgattagaatttagtaaaaaaaataagttgtcagcacataaaaaatattttaatcaaaatttatgacaCAGAAGTAAATCAAACTAACTatttactataaaaaaaaattaaaaagtaaagaaaTTTTGATATCCAAATTATAtcaataaacatatattatcatttatattagggcaaatctccaaaatagcacatttctaagtttatatcacaaaaacagcattcaaaaactaaaatgaccaaaatagcacctttctaagtttatcctttgaaaattttaatttttttatttttcaaaatttgaaatcttatccccaaaacctcatttctcaactctaaaccctaaaccctaaattctaaaccctaaaccctaaaccctaaaccctaaactctaaaccctaatccctaaactctaaaccctaaaccctaaaatctaaaccctaaaccctaaactctaaaccctaaaccctaaacactaaatcctaaaccccaccctttaactctaaaccctaagtttgtgacttttgataaaacattaagtactatttttgtgacttttgaccttgagtgctagtttgggaacaaaaacttgatttagtgctatttttatctttttctctttatattATATAGTGTATAAATAACTctatgttattttgttttaatcatTCGATTTTATCGGTTTGACAACTATATATTTcggtttttaataattaaaagatataatttttttgtgcaCCATATAATTAACAGATAtactaaaatcaaattatagttatttttctatttcagtTAGGTAAACGTAGTTATATTTGGTTTTACTAGATTGAACTGGTCTTCTAAAATGTAAACGACTGATACATTCGCTTCTTTCCTTGTTTATGAATGGgaaacaaaatatcaaacaaaattaACTGAATAAGTGTGTACTAGTAGATACATTTCCATGCTCTGTTCAAAATCTCGTCTTCTACAAACGGACGCAATGACCACATCATAGTGTAAGTATCTAGTTCATCAAATGATGTCTTCAAACTAAGCGATCTCACAATCTTTTCCTGCAAAATAGTATCCGTCGCTCTTCAGTAAcatttttgaaagtttaaagATCAAGCATTCAGATTATCTAAATGTTCAAACTCTCACACACCTGCATAACATAGTTCTGCTTCACCATACTGTAAACAACTGCAATAACTGTAGCGTACTCTGTAACTTCAGGTTCTTGAAGAAAATGTACAGTCTCATTCTCCTGAAACCAAACAACATTACTCTTCTCTGTAACCATTTTTCAGAGATATACAAGTTAGTTTCTTCGAGAAACAAGTTTATGTTGAAATCTTACCTCATCACTCGTTACATGTCGTAACTCATCACCTGATTCTACATCTAGCTGTGTTGTTGTTGCAGTCTCAATTGCCTCATCGGTGAGACGCTCAAGCTCAGATAACAGGCTTTGAGCTGCAATTCCCACATCTTAAAGATTAGAAACATTAACCAATGGGAAAACAAGCAACCTGGTGTGATAAACAGTAAATACATCACTACCTTTGATCAGATGGTCAGAAAGTCCTGATAGGGATTTATGCACTTCTTATTCCGGTAGTTTTGGTGAACAAAAAACGGAGAAATGTGTACGCAGaatgtttataaaaatgaaagtttTTAACATAACAAACTTTGAGAGTGAGATTAAAAGAGTTGATCACTTACAAGCCTTTGTGCTTTTTGCAGCATCATCGATGATAATAGAGCCGGATTCTATATACGATTTTAGCCGTCTTGTTTCATTGTTCTTGATAAGGTTCTTGATCAAAGTGGACGAAGTGACCATTGGCGAGCGTTTGAGCAAGGCTGGGGATAAGAAAGAGTGTCAGTGAGCGAGAGAAGGATGGTAAAACTGAAGACAATACCCCTGTTCGTTTATCAAACTCCGCGTCTAGCGTCCGCGTCTCTTTTTAGCTCTATATTTTCGTTGCTTTAAAAGCAAGATTGCAGAGAAACCATTGAAACGATATTAATTATAAGAGACGCAGCGTTAAATTTAGGATGTTAACTGATCGCTAAAAATTCTAGCGGCAGTTACGATAATCGGCGACGACTATTTTTACGGTTACGGCTTGATTCAGCGTTGACGCTAGATTCTTGAGGACGAAGTATTCGGAGCCGCTGACGCTAGATTCAGCGTCTATCAAAAGAACAGAGCTAATACAAAGTGAGAAACGTACAGAGTCCTTGCTGAAACCGAAGAAGAAAAGTGTTTGCAGCATTCCCTAGTTCCTCAAGTTTTGTGATCCTACAATCATTGCAGTAACAGAGATTCGGAGAGAGTTAAACACAACACACAAGGACATAAATGTAGGAGAGAATCAATCAATCGAAATAAAATTACCCTGTCATAAACTCTTTGAAAATATCGTAAACTTTAAGCTTCAGTTCGCTTCTCGCTTCCATCTCTTTGTCTTTAAAACTACAAGACATATGTAGACTGCTATGAGCTAAACAGGAGGAGCTTCGACAATCTCAACACGGAGATGATCTACTTCGACAAACAAATCGGAACTAACACAACGTTTCTGAGCTAATCGCAACCAAAATAGCAGACTTCTGAGAACCAATCGACAAAGACAAGAGAAGTAGCACATTTATTTAACCTCTAATCTGATCCCCGATTCAACCGAAATAACAAAAAGCTcaagcttcttcgtcttcctcaactcttcttcttcttcctctccgctgcgattttttctttttattttatctctctctctctctctcttttttatttttaataattctcCCTCAtcgttgaacaaaaaaagaaattcaaataaACCCCAATAGTATTATTAATTTCCAAATACACCCGACAAGTTGTtagaaaacccaaaaaaaaaacactgttCGTCTCTTTCCTTGGTCATATAGCTCCCTTTCCTACCCAAAACCATAATTAATCCAAACTCAATCCACAGATTTTGAAAATCACCTGTTTCTATCACCCATGGCTGAGGAAGTTCCATCATTCACCTCTTACATCCCACGACCACGCCGTCTCCCCCGACGGCCGCCTCCTCGCTTCATCATCCTCCGACAGAACAGTCCGCACTTACTCCAACGAAGAAAGACCCCATCGCCAAACCCCTACAAGTATTCACCGGCCACCAAAACGGCATCTCCGACGTCGCCTTCTCCTCAGACGCGAGGTTCATCGCCTCACCTTCGGATCTGGGATGTGAAAACGGGCTAGTGCTTGAAAGTTCTTCCCGCGCATTCCGATCCTTCAATCGCGACGGGTCGCTTATCGTTTCCAGTAGCTACGATGGGTTGTGCAGGGTGTGGGATTCGTTAGATTCTCTCCTAACGGCAAGTTCATCCTCTATAACACGCTGGTGAGTTATATATCTAAGAGAGTTGATGTTTGCTATGTAATCACACGTTTTGCTTGCATCAATAGGGTACTGGAGAAGATGTTAGTTCTCATGAGTTCATGATTCATAATTTATGTATTCTCCAATTTTGCAGATGTTGTGGAACATTTCTTCTGCTAAATTCATTAAAACATACACTGGCCACGCCAACTCTCAGTACTCTGCCTTCTCCATCACTAATGGAACGAAGATAGTCTGTGCTGGGAGCTGAACTCCAGGAAGTTGCTTCAGAAAAACTTGAGGGGTCATACTGAGCCTGTCTTGAGCGTGGCTTGCCACCTGACTGAGAACTTGATCGCATCAGGCTCGCTCGACAAGTCTTTTAGACTTTGGACACTGAATAAATAGTGAAACAGGGATTTATTGATTCTAGCTTCGTTATTTCAAAACCAGTCCATGTAAACATAGCTTCCTTAACATGTTTGTAATCGTCCACTGTTCCCTTTCTTAGTTTAGTCTTGTTATATTGATTCTAGCTTCGTTAAGACACAAATCTTCTTAGTTATGGTTTGACTTTTTCATCTCATTGTATTCATCAATCTATTGTCAAGTGCCTTTGTATTCCTACGATATTATTGGTTTTAAAGTATTTCATGGTTGAGAATTTTTCATACGAATTATACTACTGATGAAAAGCTTATGGTCAAAGTGGATAATGTATGGTAGTAGTTGAGGCGTGATGTTGAAGATGGTCTCCTGGTCATGGTCATCTGTCATacatatctttttaaaaatcatttttattgtgAATTCCTTGTTTTACCTTCAAATTTTGTATTATACACATCAATTAAATTTGttcaaaaagatatatacaTCAATTAAATCAGCCAGATAACGATTCCTTTTCGGCTTTTCACTAATGAACAAAGAGCTCCGACGAACAATCCATTTTTGAAATATCCACTCTTTGTTGATCCTTCTCACCCCCTAGAAAAAATacatatgtttttgtttctgaatcaatactattaaaagagaaagagtcctaaaaaatatacatatgaaAATTGTTTGGACTCTTTCCtcagatttaaatatttttttggtcttaccttatATCTTTGTAACAAGTAACAATAAATTAGTCAATAACATTATACCATATATTTGCCGATTTCTACTCCTTCCCTTTTTTGAGTTATCATATAATTGATCAAATATTTCTCTAAGATTACTTTAGTCAATTTGCCAATGTATTATACAAAATGGTTTGGTCGACTAAAACACGAAACAAAACAATAATTGTATCAGCTCTCCAATAAATTATTATGTCACCCGTCATTTTAACAGCTTAAGTAATGTATTTACGGTTGAGAAAATGCACACATATAATCACATTGTTATCACATTTTGATTCATTATATAAGTAGATTTCTAATTCCATATTTTCAACATGTTATCATCATACTATATGTGTTGATCTGGTATAACACAAAATACAGTAATTACTATGTTTACTTTGTTTTCTAAACGAtgataaaattctaaatttttttagcaaaaataaaaactcaaaaaagaaATTGAGATCAACAGAGATGATTTGAATAAACTGTAAAAAAGGTCATGTTGGTATGATATGGAACAAATCGTAACAGATCATTTAActacaataatttaatataaagcTTAAAATCTACTATTACctaatttatcaaataatttcttataattttcagaggattgaatatttgaatttaATTGAGATCTTTTGATATGATTTggattttatttaaactaagaTTACCGGATCTTACCAAATATCTAACAACTTTGGTAAAACATAACTCTAATAATATACTTGCATGATCtcattatttttcaatataCTAAAGCATAAAATATATGTGAAATATAGTCTCATATTCATTATAAATGAAATAGACCAAAATATCCACATATAAACTTCAAACTACCACAAATTTTCTAAAGATTTGCCACGGTTTAGTATAAAATTTAAAGAAGTTATTGTATCATCAAAATCAAACAGGCTTGGACATtttacccggacccgaaaaTACGAGCCGGAACCTATTCGAAAATATTCGAtctgaaaccaaaccaaaaatttaaagtatttattggATCGAAAATTCTTCTATCCGTAAGAACCTGAATCAAAAAAAACCCGAATAGACTCGACCCGATAAAAACCAACTAATACCTGacctaaaaacataaatattcaaaactatgattttttgtgttctattttctatatttattttatgatttagttaaaatatctttttacaaacattttttgttattattttgtaacattttcaAGTAATATGAAGCTTAAAATGTAGAATCTAGAGTTTAAAAAcatcttattttaattattaattgtttattttaagttattttgtaaaattttaaatatatataacaaatttcgaCTAAATTTTACAAGGTTTGGATATATCATGTACTTTTAAGATCTGAAAATACATGAATTCAATCTGGATCCGAAAATTAAGAGTATTGTACATGTATTTTAATTAACATCAGGAAAACTTGTGTAGTGCCCGCGATGTATCTTCTCAGCAGCTTCCATATTCTCAATAGACACGTTGACGGCTACTGTTGCCTCAACCCCTTAAGGTTTGAATTAACAGATTTGTCAAGCTGATTAACTGCTTTGTCACCAACTGTACTctatataaaagaaagaaaatcattttttcaACAATAGAAAGAAATCACCTCTACCATTATGAAAGCAATAAAGTTGAATTTCGTTTTGGATCTTAGTGGTTGTTCAATCCAATACCGCTTAAACTTTCATgcgaaaaacagagaaaatcaTCTATTGCTTCTGTCGATGCATATTGAAATCTCAAAAACCCAATCATCTATGAAGAATGATCGATGAATATCAAACGTCTTCACAAAATTGAAACCGAATGATATAAAAAGGAGAGGACAAAGCCGATCATAGGTATCCTGAATGGACCGAGGCGGATTATGTAGAAGCTCAACTCCGACTCCGCTAGGCCTGGTGGGATGTCGCCGAAAAATTGAGCCAGTGAAGACTTTCCGGCGGTTTTTCTCGATTTCGCCATGGTTTTGTATTGGTTTTTTTGGGACGTGGTCGTAGCTAAGATCCGGCGAAGAAGTTTATATAAATAGAGAAATTATTGGGAGTCGAAACTTTAACATTTTCACGttttaaaagataattaaatGCTAAAGAGTGGGTGGACTTAACTACACCGTTGCGACGATTTGCAGAGACGTTAAGAAAGATAAAGGTGAAGCTCTTCAGTCGGTGATAGACGAAATCAATTGGACAAAGACATGGGTCAGACTGAAACTGGGCCACAGAGAATTTTCTACTGCCCACATGTATCGACCCGTTTTAATTGAAGTTGGACTCAGCAAATGAATGACGTGGCAAAAAAGCAATAtctgattgattgattttttaaacGTCAACTCAATGGAGCTCATATCCCCATTTTACTTATTGTTTGATATCTTATTTCTACttaattattaaagaaataatatatactttcttaaaaaaattaaaattattttatatttaacatcttattatcaaaattaaatttacatgtatttttaatttatgttttaaataataaacaattttatttgataattttaacaattaaaaaacATCTGTATACACTAATCTTTAAGCATTTAATATTAGTTATTAGAACATATGATAAAATGAactaatgaattaaaaaaaaacattgataattgtttttaataagtTACAATTGAaggtatattattaaaatataagtttataTGTAATGTAATTCAAacatatacaaatttaaataagcctttacaacaatatataaatcttatctattaaaacattatatatcttATAAATGGGCCAATAATAGGGTGGGCAgaaaaactgaaccaaaccaaaccaaaccgaccCAACCAAACTCAAATCgatctaaaccaaaccaaaatatattttcaaaccaTTTGGTTAAAAGTTTTATCAATCcaaatggtttggttttgttcaaaaaaaatgaagtggttattgaattatattaactaattatattaagaatattaaaatttaatatatttctttacatttttaccacaaaaaaaaattaagatatttaaccATCTAACCTAAACAactatttttatacattttacttataaataaatagaagaaatacattaacaataaaatagaaatataaatatcataaactatcaccaaaacaaaaaaaactacttgtgatatatatatatatatatatatatatatgtttatcatAAACTATGACCAAAACAGAAAAATTATTATGCAATAGCTTATAAGTTAGTTTCTTATGTACGATTGTTTATATggttaatttgaaaaaaaacataagatgtgtttatatatttctttataatATTAGATTTGACTTTAGATAACGATTATTCTTTTGACGAATATAAGTAATGATATGAGgagtattttttatgttttgtatacATGTGTTTTCAGATAATTCGAAATTTGAAATGCACGGATGTTTATCATAAACTATGACCAAAACAGAAAAATTACTATGCAATAGCTAATAAGTTAGTTTCTTATGTACGATTGTTTATATGgttaatttggaaaaaaaacataagatttttttatatttttttataatattagatTTGACTTTAGATAACGATTATTGTTTTGACAAATATAAGTAATGATCTTAGGAGTATTTTTGTATACATGTGTTTTCAGATAATTCGAAATTTGAAATGCACGGGTCAAGATTCTTAAAATACACATTAATGGCTTCCTTCCAATCTTATAGGAAGGTAGTTATTATAGTCAATAATATATGAGGTAAATTAGTAATGATGCCAAAATGTTattaagaaataaatgaaatatgaaTTTCTAGTAatggtccattttttaaaatatcacatatgaatcaaggttgtgacttatgttttaatatataagatgcgACCAAAAGTTAAAATGAaccaaaatatacaaataaaaatatcagtaataattattatgataaaatagtaaattaaattgaatataagacattaaaagtaataaacaaAAGGAATTTGTAAATCTACGCCAATTTACAATGACAATTTGGCGCTCAAAATGACTGTAAAAAGTATATACAAATATGAACAAAAAAGCAGTCatatataccaaaaaaaaagtgttcaaAGTGTATAGTTGTAATTAAATTTATGAGactaaaaatatgtatttttattttcaaataaaaaatagtgtttaaaaCTTATTGGTAACTCACTGGATATGATAATAAATTTGGGAGATATACAACGACAATATGGCGAtcaaactaaagaaaaaaaattcattaattagAAATCTATATAGAAGACCAACTATTTTAGAAAACTTGCAAATTTGATgttcaaaaaacatttttcagattttttaatggattaaaatatgtgaaaatgTCAGATAAGAACATTTACCTTTATAAATTGTACAACATGTGATTCCTTCCACTTTCGAAACATGCTTTGAACATTCTAATTGAAAGAAATACTATTTTCAATGATTAAGCGCGATACTCGATGTTTAGCAAAGACTTTGAAAAACTGTAAACCTtaaatcaaaacatcaaatctAAATAGAAAgcaaatgtaaaaaataaatataactatacctttatatttttttaaaacataactaTACCTTTATATGGTATGAGATTATAACATAATTTTCTTTGTGATGGTTGTTAGTGTTAGATATTGCGTACAATTGTCTGCCATTTTccctaaaataaccaaaaagataaaaatatctccaactgaaaaaaaattgaaaatattcttCAAAACATGTTgcaaaggaaaaataaatggaAGAAATGATTTCCTTGTATCCCCTTAGCATTGACCAAATACTACGGCTGAAAACATTTGGCtgaacataaaataaaagaaatgttAAGGCGTCAGAATCTTCTTGTTTGCCTTTTTATCCAGCGATTGTTAATCAATCGAGTCATCAGTTTAATATGCAGAAGCAATCTTCATCAGTTTAATATCCAAATTTCATTTTTCAGAaacataatttacctgagaaatAGGTGTGAAAGCAATCTTCATCTTGTCCAGGATATACATGAATACTGAAATGAAATTGTAACATGTTTTCAGATTATAAATTCATACAACCTGTAATAgacgaaaataaaattaagaaaggAACTCTAAAACTAAAAATCTACAAAACCAGAAACTTAAAAATCAAGGATGTGTAGTTTACCTGTAGGAATACGTAACTGTTAAAATTCCTTTTTGTTAGATTTTGTATCTATATATAAAGGTGTTGAATTGGAAGTGATGAGTGGTGAAAgtggaaaacaaaatttaccGATCGTGGaatacaaagaaaaagaaaacgagTAGATTatacaaattataattaaatcaaTGTTGTATGTTGAAAGCGACGAATGTATGGCTTCTGCATATCATCTGAAAGCGACGAATGTATAGCTTCGGCATATGATCTGAAAATAGTTTTTGGATCGGAAAAATTAATAAACCGAAAAGGATAGCAAATGGATTAAATAATAATCTTAATAAAGATGACGATTAACGATGCAGTTATGAAGATAGTGGAAAATAAACTGTCAcagatatataattttaaaacgtttttgtacaccaaaaaaatattttttaaaacttgtttagaaaacatttaattaaaagcattttttaaaaaattgagatAATGAAATAAAGTTACACGAATATAACAGAAAACAGTTGTAAaagatttaatttaaaaaagttttaaactttAGTTCACATGTTGGTTTTTAGaacaaattttgatttatttttcaaaatagaaaTTGAAAGACACGTGTCAAACCAAGAAATGTCAATTGACTTTTGCTTTATTGTATAAAAAAGATGGTTGATAACATCTTCTACCAATTTCATTTGTAATCACATCACACAAATTTTTCATGGCTCTATAACTAGTAGGCTCATATTGAGTATGTTcatcataatcatcatcatcactaatAGTAACTAGATATTTTTCTAATGTGTGACATTGTACAAAATCATGATCTTCTTGATGCGAGTCACATATAAAGTTATGTAATGTCATTGTTGATGTTAAAATCTTTAAACATTTAGTTAAACCATACTTTGTATGTTTACGATCAAGAATGTGATTCTTTGCTTTTTACAATCGAAAGGTCCGTTCAATCACTGTTCACAAATTCACATGTTTCTGATTTAACAACTCTTGCATGTTTATTGGTAATCCTCCTCTATGAAATTGATCAAAATTATATTGAATCCTAGTATGGGGTTCAAGATAGCAAATTATAGTAGGATATCCAAAATAAACTAGGTAATATTTTCCATTTGAATGAAGTgaaaaagatttattcttaTTACATTGAgttaatatatttgtatcattcgCTCTACATGGTACgccaatatatacatatatgaactTCATATTGAAATTACATATAACTAAGATATTCATGGTATGTTCCATCTTTCTATCTCTATATGTCTCATTATTTTTATTAGGAGCCCGAACTAGAACATGTGTCACATCAAAAGATCCAATACAAtctttaaaatatgaaaat
The window above is part of the Brassica napus cultivar Da-Ae chromosome C8, Da-Ae, whole genome shotgun sequence genome. Proteins encoded here:
- the LOC106418664 gene encoding uncharacterized protein LOC106418664 — protein: MEARSELKLKVYDIFKEFMTGITKLEELGNAANTFLLRFQQGLSLLKRSPMVTSSTLIKNLIKNNETRRLKSYIESGSIIIDDAAKSTKALHKSLSGLSDHLIKAQSLLSELERLTDEAIETATTTQLDVESGDELRHVTSDEENETVHFLQEPEVTEYATVIAVVYSMVKQNYVMQEKIVRSLSLKTSFDELDTYTMMWSLRPFVEDEILNRAWKCIY